The nucleotide sequence ggaataaaaccctgagtacgagaacgtacttagctagacttacccgacataaccaaaaataaatgacaccaaggattatgaagggctttatagtagggtagctgacttatttgcaaaaagaagcatttttaacatttcaagaacttttcgaaaagcattattgccaagttaattattattaacctgtcgactagatttgcacctatactagagtaaacatgtgattaagcagataatgataaccaatgatcattaaacaacttccatactgtcatatttattataactgtccaagtgttccataacatttactacgatgaagtaactcaagtcaagtgctcactatctaggagcgatggcgattcgaagcgattcctaaccagctggtgatttattccttacacaaacctcactcacctgctaaagtgagatattgatcaccgagtcaactttccaggaatctcgagtttgccaggaaccacatgtacccgagggccgaccgactgcactttggtcttatcatcctgcCCCCGTgttctaccacacctgctccgacacagtacgttgcgggcaatctactcggcccaaaaaatctcccagctttgcggtcggaaggtactttattcggccagctaaatgtaaggcatgcgttcaacatgactcgaggcccaacaacggtcggtccttaatcgacacagacagaaacactacagtccaaaactctgcaagtctctgtccggtctcaacttcatttaacacttagttataccatgacttcatagtcatccaagcagatccaggtaaccacccatagctcgcaggtgataggaaatcacccgacttctaccggtctaagccagctaagcattgactcgactgcggataccagggtaataaggatatagtataacaaaggtaaacaaggtataatgcagcaacggttgtaaACAACTCCTaaatgtaatgcatcaattaaagtaaagcatttaattaaattattgtaaaccgggagaaaaatgctccggggcttgcctctctcgaaggagctcggacggtgatcggggcactctggaagttcctcaacgtcctcctcgtcgacttctggcacttcctgcggctgcgcctcgaactgctccttgggctcctcgggtatgacgactgggttcttggtttgcgatcctgtatgatgcaatgcgcgtaagtgattatgcaaacggtgcatcgaaggagataaatgcaatggatatgtttaaatgcaaggtagtcaacatcatccaagaaactatactataagcacatgtcatctactgcattctcttctactactaatatgttaagtcaacatatcttatgaaatgcctcaaagatacaccaaagatattattattaactaaccttgtattaaagaggattattttatttcctttttaattagggCTACAAAAGCAAATCtctatttctggtgcttataaaaatctgagaaaattacagtagcatggtactactctaagtagactaccatcagattttcatgatatttgaatgagtggattagcctacacaaaatcacaaactatggcatgattttgtacataaaaatactttgaactgtgaaaagtgtcaaacaacagaattaatatttttcctaggctcttcatagcatacaatgactgtacaaaaattatcacatgcatgttttatacaaagtttgctctctagcaaaaataacaaaaatcagccattaaaggtacttgaactacacctccaaagttttccacagcacatgcatgaaacatattttttctagaaagtacatgacataagaagattaacaaacttgaaatcatatttttctgcagattatagatttttctacatatttttcaagttatcagcaatatccatgattaaataaaatcctacagaaaagtatcccaaaaatgacatgcaataattttcctaagtagatctggtgataaggaacctagcaaaatttgtttcaacaaatttggagcaaatttgagtaaccaaacattttccaaaccatttctattttcaaataataaagagaaATTGAAAACGAATTATTTCTActcctactgggccggcccgtggaaacgaactggcccacggccataaCCGGCCTGCTCAGTCCGAGCGAAGGGGCGAGCGGCGGCCTAGtaggggcttcggcccacggTCGCTTTGGCCCAGCTCGGCTGAAGCGAAGGGGCCACGCCGGCGCCGAGGCTTCGCGGCGGCGTAGCTCGGCCAGCGGTCGGCGGCCATTGTCGGCCGGGTCAGGACAAGCGAGCGAGCACAGGAGGTTCATGAGGCGTAGGCGAATGCGAGCAGGTAGCTAAGCGGGGTGGAGAAGGTGAGGAAGAGGgagttccacggcggccgagcacggcggcgccatggccgacggcggcgaAGCTTGAAAAAAGCGCTACCTCGGCTCAAACGACGGCACAACCATGAGCACCAGGTGCCGGAGAGCGAGGCAGAGTTGCGGACATGAGGAATCggggaatggcgcggtggtgcgggagctcgacgccggcggagcgCGTCGGCGAGCTCGGCAGCACGGGCGCGCGCTGCTGCAGTTGCTGCGCCTGAGAGAGCGAGAGTGCGAAATGAGGTGCACAGCGAGAGCAGCAGatgtaggcgggcgcgtgggagcggccgcaggccatggctgccgcgcggcgtgcgTCGCCAGACGCGGTCGAGAGCGTGGCGCGACgaacggcgcggcgcgcgggagatGGGGCCAGCGCGTGGAGGCAGGCCGGGCTAGCACGGCACGGGGCTGGGCCGAGCGAAGGCGAGGCGCACGGCGCTGCGGAAGGCTCGatgggccggcttcggcaggcgggccagaagcgaggcgacgACCCGCGAAGGAGGaaaaaatccttttccaaataaaattttcaaggaatttttaaatgccatctttcaaatattattttgagcaagaaaatgacctcttttgaaaatgtaccaaaaatgaaagttgtttagaatttaattctctacaactttgcttttatgaccaaagccaaattctgtctagattttgaattgcAACATCAAAGTCCgcgtttagctcaaaaccctaatttttagaatttatttttgaagccaaattttgaattaatttgaatacaaacattgctccaaaaattgaactaaatattGCTAGaggatttacaatagtagccaaacatgttttactaacctagcaagaaaaattcagggcaaaacaattcttaaacaggtgtatgcaacattcaggtttcacgcatgtttcagatgtttcaaagcaatgtttcaattgttattcacatgattaggcatgtatgatttggatgcttgatgatgcatgatatgcgtgatttgcagtgcctaaatgcaggcataacaccggggtgttacatcatCAAATAATCTaataaatcaccaacaacttgaattatagcacttgtatgttgatagcacttgaacttcactcaatttgtcatggcattgggtttggatgtgcactaggcttcatatcttgattcaATATATAATGATTAatatgagatcaattgaatcaagcctccaatgccgatggtacctacaaactatcatccactttttgatggtacccaaataattttgggtcctctcaagttaggagcaacatacttaggcaatacCTTATTATGAGTAgtaggatgttttgcaatagcaaccatagaggtaccattaccatcctttctaagcacattattattaataattgaaataggcttagaaatatcacctaggggacatgaatgtgccatgtgtcccattttctggcatgagtagcactttctctctgcttgagccttctcttctttgctcatgtggtgcttctcattgccttgcctctcatggattgcttgagccttcttctcaagcttggtaggacacttagaggtaaAGTGTcctatacttccacacttgaagcacttaatgTGAGCATAatatttcttctcatctttattcttgctcatcatcttggcatcttgagtttgcattggatgccttgcctttccaccccttcttattttctttttctttatcatcaaatcaccaccatcttcatggttgatcttgatttgctcttagggtgtcttctcttgctcaacttgtggctttagttaagacttcacttgttgcttcaccaattgcttggttgagcacattgaggtaagatgaccccaaatgcggcacttgaagcacttcacatgccttagcctctcttcttctttcttcaacttgagcttttcttcattggggcaaccatttgcaagatgtcccactttatggcacttgaagcacaaaaaatgagagagcttctcttgttcttgctttttCATctttctttcatatcttctcttgccccatctgttgtccttgatcttgctcttgttgaagccaatgccagtTATGTCATTACGgttttcttgatgattgactttgctagtcttgaagccgacttcACTCTTATcatcaaagtttctttgagtcttcaacatatgctcaaaggtgacttaagAGTTGTAGTAtatctctaacttgttgctcaatttcttcacttgtttatttagctcattgttctccttcaaaaggttagtctcacaagacatagaagtagaacaagcatctatatgtgaagagcatgacatatctaataaatcatcacaataggtggatacatgcttcttgcctacatcacaagggttagcaataatatatAATTGATCAATTGACCTATGTGATGAACtcttattatttttaagtttcttgataaatattttaatgagagaaatATGTTATTCTAATAATTCATTATGAGATGTAAGTAGTGTCTCAtaattcaatttaagctcatcatgtgaagatttataagcatcaagtaagtctttatgttcttcacaatagttctttagaaatgagttttcattttctaatttcaatgttttagcttttttattttctaaagatatggtcatgctagcaagtctactaacaagctcattatatgaatcaacatgatcaaccacattatcatacTGTCcatactctacgggcggacactccaccgatggagttctgaacccttctcacctccgttccatcgccgagttgatccatattaactccaacttcatcttctttgtaaatatgccaacaccaccaagtgtacaccaccatatgtatgcgtgttagcatttttataatcatttttcaaaggattagctactcaacttgccacgccactcaatcctagcgacgatgcaaagttaaatcactcaagtggcactagatgaccgatatacaaacaagtttgcccctcttgatagaacgaccatctatcctaaacccggtcataaacttctctacacacctatgaccggtgaaatgaaatgccctaggttatacctttgccttgcgcattctattccatctcctccaatgttgatgcaacacatgcaccaacatgatcaacaatgatatgatccacttcatatcatcgcgtgatcatattggttcatcgatcttgacatcacttgcttttcaccgttgcctttgtccatcggcgctaggtcttgctcaagctttaccgccacgcggtccatcgctccaaagcctccgacttgcccttcacgcttgcaaccggtccatcaaaccaagtcttgtcttgatcttctccaccttgatcacatgactcaatgtcatgtctcacgtgtaatgagctccttcatcatcacatgtgtgagctttgcaacatctccaagccattttcacctttatgtcatatgttgctcacatatatgtacttgtggactaatcacctgtgtatctttcataaacacaattagtctacctaggttgtcactcaattaccaaaaccacacaaggatctTTCACCCGCCAGCACGATGCGCGAGGAGAGGTGAACCTGCGGGACGAAGCCGCGTCGAGGTGGCAGCCACGACGACGTCCACCTACGGGGGGCAGCAGGGGCCAGCTCGTGGATGTGTGCCACCGTCCAGCCGACGCATCGGCCATCGGTGGAGCCCATGCAGTTGGATCTAGTGGAGATAGGGAGGCCTCGCGCTGGATCCACCTGCTCGCTGTAGATCCGTCGCCTCCGTTGCCGGCGCGAGCTCCACGTCGTgctctgtaacgtcccgcctctctaaggccgggcccgcttatatCTGGTAGCTTCTTTatgatatagactgccctcacagaccaacacaggtcttttctgcgcactttgtcctcactcgtgcgcacccgggaagaacttcccggtcgatcacccatcgctctaggccaagcacgcttaacctcgaagttatttgcagatgggcttccggaaaagaagttgcaacttattggtataagtatcctattaatcctgttaagccctgggccgagatgttacatcctcacccccttaagagatcgacgtccttgtcgatcaatcccaagccaggagcgtcctctcttagccacgtccgtgtgtccagagccagcacatgtgccatgctgtgtgaccacgccggatccacaTCAGCCATgcacaccatgcctgcgcaactacaacacacgcgcccgtgaaaccgcaagagttggctctgataccattctgtaacgtcccgcctctccaagGCTAGGCCCGCTTATATCTGACAGCTTCTCTAtaatatagactgccctcatagaccaacacaggtcttttctgcgctctttgtcctcactcgtgcgcacccgggaagaacttcccggtcggtcacccatcgctctaggccaagcacgcttaacctcggagttatttgtagatgggcttccggaaaagaagttgcaacttattggtatgagtattctattaatcctgttaagccttgGACCGAGATGTTACATGCTCCAGCCTCAGATCCGCCGCCAGGAGGGGCCCCATGAGCAGCCGCTTCAGATCCACTACCGAGGTTGCCGACATGACCTCCCCGTCGTCATCCACGCGCCACCATGGAGGCCACTCTGCCGCTAGAGCCCTCGGCCGCGTCAAGGCCTCCGCTGGCTGCCCGCACGGCCGTGGGGACGATCAGCGACGGAGGGGTGAAACCCTAGGACGCGCAACCCTCTGGCTTGCGTCGTGAGGAGGAAGTGGCATGGTggagggcgaggaggaggaggaggaggaggagggtggccATCATCGCGTGGAGGGCCAGCCACCGCCGAGGTCGCCCCACGGCGTCGTCGAGGTCACGTCGCGAGTggggagcgagggagggagcgTACAGGAGAGAGAGGGACTGAGAAGTTTCCTGAAGGAGAATCAGGAGCTCGAGTATATATTTGCTCCACCGGATTCGCACGAGAAGCCGCAGAAGCTAGCAAAATCAACCTAGAGCGACGAGGAGCCGACAGAAGCTGATTCCAACAGAAGCGGCTACAAGAAATCTGGGCCACACGTCGAACGATCGGACGGCCAGGGGAATTCGGGGCGACGTGGACACCCCGAGAGGCGACCAAACTCTCCTGCTTTGATATATACTAATAAGCATGATGTAAATTATGGCCTTGTTCatttgtcttatgagccgtactattttaACGAATAAACAATGTTTTTCTATCACAACAAATTAGCGAACAATACTTTTAACCGTGgcttttcagcaaaacgaacagATTTCATGACTTTATTTAAGGAAACAATGGTAAAGCATATGCCATTTTGGGCAAGGGCAAGGCCCATACGGCATGCAGCACTCCCTATCGTATCTCTGTCTTCCCTATCCCTTCGAGACTGCCTACACTCGCAAGTCCGCCGCCGCTTGTGCCCCGTGGTGCATTCGTACCGCGCCGCCTCTCGTCCGCGTGGCGCTTGCCCTCTCGCACGCCGCTGTTGTTGCTCTCCAGAGCTCATGCTCACCTGCGCAGCGCAAGCGCTTGCGCCACCACTCTTGGTGCGCTCCGATGGTGAAGCTCGACGTCGATGTCGCCTTCTACGTAGCTGAACGAGGAGCATGTAGAGGAGGGCACCAGTCTCTTTGCTTCACGACCGTCGGCGGAGCCACGATGGCTCCTTCTTTCCAGTGAGCTCCGGCTCCTTCAATAGCTCCTGTTTGGTATGGCAACCATAAGCAAAGGCCTTATTGGTAGGAGACTAAAATATGCCGAAGGTTAGTTATGTTATAATTTTTTTCGATAGTTGTTTGGTTCATTTCTAGCACCATGACTCATATGTCATAaatttatttttgtatcataacttGTCATAAGTTTAACTTCGATTTCGCTTACCACATCTTCTTTGACCATAATTCACTGAAAGTTAGGCGTGGtcgccaaacaggcccttaacaaCGCACATCACGCTTGACAAGTTGTTAGTCACGCGTTGTATATGCcctaaggccagtctcagtggggatTTCATACAGTTTTATgtgcattaaatatgctgacatgacACTGTCTTAATGAAGAGAGAAAAGATAAAAGTTTCATGTgagtagagagagttttatgGAGATGAAACTTTTCtgcactgtttccaaaatatgGGTGTGTTAAAAACTGGAAGACGAAATCCCCGCTGTGTGGCCTAACAGAACGGCCACTCCGTCAAAAGAAACAGCTTGGGCCCACCTGTCATGTAGGGAATTGTGGGTCTCTGGAGTTGGCCTCTCTATTCCAACCCGTCTTCCTCGTCTTCATCTCCATCGCCGTCTCGGTTTGGGGGAAGCCGGGGCTGGATTAGCGAGAGCTCGAGAACACTGGACACCGGCTCGCTGTTGATGGCGGAGGCGGAGAGGCAGCTGGTCGTTGTCGTCGAGGGGACGGCAGCCTTAGGGCCCTACTGGTCCACCATTGTGACCGACTACGTCGAGAAGATCACGCGGTACGGCCGCGCCCCTCTTCGCTCGGGTTTAGGTGGATCGCTGAGGGTGAAATTGGGTGCTGAGGTTTCGTGGATGCTTGTGTGTTTGTAGGACGATTTAAGCTCTCTTGATTTcgactttttctttcttttttctttttgaatTATTATTTTGCTTCAGAACTGCAATCACGGTGAGATTTATGTGAGGGAGCTACGGATGgaggaccccgaccccgaccagCTTCTCCCCTTCCTCGTCCCCGCGCCGAACCCAACTCCGGCCAGATCCGCCCCATCCCCTTCCTCCCACTGCCATCAACCACCAGATCCGAATCCCCTGCCGCCCGATCTACACGTTGATGGGTCTCATCCACCCCCCCTCCCCCAGCCCACCATTAACGCCGGTCGGCAGTCGCCAGCTCCGTCGCCGGCGTCCTCGCCTGAAGATAAGGACAGCCAGATTCCGGCAAGCCGCACAGAGATAGACCAAGAGATTCAGGAGCAAGCCTGGGCGTTGCTACCGGACCTGGCAAGAGATTTGTGCAAGCTCAAGAATCCGTGCTCAGGGACAGGCGTGCAGTCTTGACATCAATCCTCGATCCGGCCTCACCGAGAAGACTGTCAATGAAAGCGCTCAAGCAAAAACCAAGGAGCCCCAAGAAGGTACGGCTATTGATTCCGGGCTCCCCATTTCCAGAACTCCGGAAACCCAAGAACGGAAACAAGCGCAGGGCACAGCGGGCATTCATGGCAGCCAGGAGACGGCCAGGGGCGAGCAGACCATCTCTTCAACGGCGTTCTCGAAGCAATCTCCCAACCCCCGCCCGGAACCTAGCGACATTGAAGACAATCTCCTCCGTTGCAGGTTCCCGGTGAGCCAAAAGGGGAAACAAGTGCTGGCCACGGATGGCATTCATGGCGGCCAGGCTACGGGCTCCGACGAGCAGCCTACTTCTTCAGCGGCCGCTGTGAAGACAGTTCCCAGCGGCCCTTCTGATCCGTCAGGCACGCGTCTGCAGGCTCATCAATTCAACACAGTTATCAGTGAGAAGGGATGGGAGCCGGCCAAGTCATACCGACGGAAGCGAACAGATTCAAATCCGGCGACCGCTCAAACCTCGAATCCAACAAGAGACAGGTCTGCGGGCTCAACATTCTTCAAGAGCAAGATGGAAGGCAGATGCTTTAATTGCTTTTCACCAAAACATATCGCGCGCCTCTGTACCTCTTCGCCGAGATGCTGGAAATGTTTCCATTCAGGACACCGTGCGGATGGTTGCAACCCCAACCGGCGAGTTCGACATGTTAAAAGCCTCGTCCCCCGCGAGCGTAGCAACCATTCAAACACCACCAAGTTTAGCTTTCCTCCAGAATACTACAAGTCCGACCACCGTTCCTTTGTGGAGGTAGTGCGTGGTCAAGAAGGGATGGCGGCTGCAAGGTACCCCGGGGACCCGAGAGCCAGGCCCGCCCGCGGCTTCTGTGCCGTCTCGGCGACGGGCTCCATCCGGCGCCGCCGCGACGAGCTCATCAACAAGGCTGTTGTTTGCTGGCTCAACGGCAACAACCACGACACGGAGTCTTACCACCTCGGCGACGCCCTCCGCAGTCAGCTGAACCTGGGCCACGACGACTTCCAGGTGGTCAAGCACTTCCTCGAGCAGTACCTCGTCATCTTCTCCGATCCGACGATCAGGCGTCATTTGGTGAACCTGGGAGTCATGTCAGACAGGGGCAGGGACTTCCACTTCGCCGAGTGGAGCGAGCGCCGCTATGCCAACAATGTCAGCTGGGAGTACCACGTCAAGGTACGCATTGAGGGCATCCCTGTGCACCGCTGGGCGGAGGATGTCGCTGCCAAGGCGCTGGGCAAGAGTTGTGCAGTGCACTATGTGGAGGAGACGACCCGGCGTAGAGAGCGCACCAGGTCCTTTGATCTTTGGGCCTGGTGCTGCGATCCCTGCGACATCCCGACGGAGGTTTGGCTCACGGTGATTGAGCCAGACAGAGAGCTGCCACCGACCTCCATCCCGCTCCCCTTGGCGCCGCCTCACCACGACGACCCGGTCGACCTCAAGCGCGGCCATGTCTACGTTCTGCGCAACCACTTTGAGGTAGTGGAAGACCTCTCCTTTCTGCAGGGGCGTGGTAGGGCCGGCGGCCCTCCGAACCGCAAGGCCCGCAGAGAGTTGATCTGGAGCTACGGGGTGCCAGACACCGAGGGCGAGCGCCACCACGGCAGACGCGGCAACAATCGTGGCCGCGACCTCAGGCGCCAACCACGAAGGGATGATGACGACTATGATGACAGGCGCCACCATGGCACTCGACGCCATCGCAGCCTCTCAAGCTGGGCCAGGAACGCACGCTGCAGGGGTGGAGTTGAAGACTGCATCAGTTCAAACAGATGGCGTGGCCGCAGAGTCTCCCCCGCGCAGAAGCAGGGTGGCTCAAGAACACCATTAGGCTCCAACTCAGGTATGGATGGTGAAGGCACGCAAAGTGGAGAAGAAAGTCAAGAGGGTGTCCTTTGCAAATCCAATAGCATCGGAGCTGAAGCCCCCCAAGAGGTCTATTCCTGATGATAGCATCATGCTGATTAAGGGTAACCCATGCTCTGAATTGCAATACTGTTCTCCTGATCCTATTGTCCCTGAATCCAGCATGCCTAACCCATCCTTTCCAGTGGCTACAAACAACACCCTGGAGCACACCAAGACTCCAGGAATGGGGGAAGTCATCTTTGGAGCCAACATCGTACACAGCGATGACATAATTCCAAATCAGGCAGCAGTGGAGAAGGAGCAAGTGGTGCAGCACGTCATCACCAACCTGTGGATGGGTCTGCAGGTGGATCAGCTTCACGGCATGGTGGTGAGCTCTCCTACTGTACACTGCCCGAACTTACAGTTTCCTTGCAAGCACAGAGTAGTTTAGATCCTCCTACTATGTCAGTTGAAAGCCAATCTCTGTCACCAGAGACATCCACAGTTGCTCAGACTAGTCAAAACACGTATACAATACCTGTGCCACCTGAGCCCACATCTGCGCACATCCAGCAAGATTATGTCAACCA is from Miscanthus floridulus cultivar M001 chromosome 7, ASM1932011v1, whole genome shotgun sequence and encodes:
- the LOC136462225 gene encoding uncharacterized protein — encoded protein: MEDPDPDQLLPFLVPAPNPTPARSAPSPSSHCHQPPDPNPLPPDLHTKRFRSKPGRCYRTWQEICASSRIRAQGQACSLDINPRSGLTEKTVNESAQAKTKEPQEGTAIDSGLPISRTPETQERKQAQGTAGIHGSQETARGEQTISSTAFSKQSPNPRPEPSDIEDNLLRCRFPVSQKGKQVLATDGIHGGQATGSDEQPTSSAAAVKTVPSGPSDPSGTRLQAHQFNTVISEKGWEPAKSYRRKRTDSNPATAQTSNPTRDRSAGSTFFKSKMEGRCFNCFSPKHIARLCTSSPRCWKCFHSGHRADGCNPNRRVRHVKSLVPRERSNHSNTTKFSFPPEYYKSDHRSFVEVVRGQEGMAAARYPGDPRARPARGFCAVSATGSIRRRRDELINKAVVCWLNGNNHDTESYHLGDALRSQLNLGHDDFQVVKHFLEQYLVIFSDPTIRRHLVNLGVMSDRGRDFHFAEWSERRYANNVSWEYHVKVRIEGIPVHRWAEDVAAKALGKSCAVHYVEETTRRRERTRSFDLWAWCCDPCDIPTEVWLTVIEPDRELPPTSIPLPLAPPHHDDPVDLKRGHVYVLRNHFEVVEDLSFLQGRGRAGGPPNRKARRELIWSYGVPDTEGERHHGRRGNNRGRDLRRQPRRDDDDYDDRRHHGTRRHRSLSSWARNARCRGGVEDCISSNRWRGRRVSPAQKQGGSRTPLGSNSGMDGEGTQSGEESQEGVLCKSNSIGAEAPQEVYS